Proteins from a genomic interval of Corvus moneduloides isolate bCorMon1 chromosome 6, bCorMon1.pri, whole genome shotgun sequence:
- the LOC116444965 gene encoding serum amyloid A protein-like: protein MRLWVCIALLSIVLCASAERPALLRAGRFVWDAFGGARDMYRAYRDMREANYIGADKYFHARGNYDAARRGPGGAWAARVISDARENWQSGVSGRGGEDTRADQEANAWGRSGGDPNRYRPAGLPSKY from the exons ATGAGGCTCTGGGTCTGCATCGCGTTGCTCTCCATTGTTCTGTGTGCAAGTGCTGAGAGACCAGCACTGCTCCGAGCTGGACGATTTGTCTGGGATGCTTTTGGAG gGGCGCGGGATATGTACAGAGCATACCGGGACATGCGCGAGGCAAATTACATAGGTGCCGACAAGTATTTCCATGCCCGTGGGAATTATGACGCTGCCCGGAGAGGACCTGGTGGTGCTTGGGCAGCGAGGGTGATCAG cGACGCCCGGGAGAACTGGCAGAGCGGCGTGAGCGGCAGAGGCGGCGAGGACACCCGGGCGGACCAGGAGGCGAACGCGTGGGGCCGCAGCGGCGGGGACCCGAACCGCTACCGGCCCGCGGGGCTGCCCAGCAAGTACTAG